The DNA window CCAGGGTGGCGCCGCCGCCGATCAGCGCCAAGCCGGTCAGCGCCATGCCGGTCAGCGCCATGCCGGTCAGCGCCATGCCGGTGCGGCCACGCCGGTCACTGGCAGGCCGCCCCCGCTGCCGCCGTTCTCGCTGTCGGCACCCGTGCCCGACGCGGGCGACGGCGCCGTTTCGCCGCCCGAGGCCGGCTGGGACGGGTCGGCGGACGGCGCACCCGGGATGCCGGGGTTCGGGGCGGGCGACTCGGGCTCGGTGGAGTCCGCGCAGGGCTTGAGCCAGAAGACCTTGGACTTGGTGCCCGAGGACCCGCCGCCGACCAGGTCCACGTCGAGCTTGAGGTGGTAGCCCTGCTTGTCGTGCGCCTCGACGCCGGCCAGGTCGAGGTCCCGGGCCGAGAGCCGGATGACCTCGTCGTGGTCGTTCTCGGCGCCACTGGCCGGGTCGGTGCTGATGACCCTGTTCCGAACGGACCAGACGACCTTCTTCGGCTTGCTCGGCGGCTGGCTGGTGAGTGTAGCCACACCGACCGTGTGGTGCGGCTGGCCCCTCCCCTGGCGGGGCGCTGCGCCGGGGTACGTGATGCCGGCCCGCTGGTCCGCGTCGAAGTTGAAGAACTCCAGCTCGAACTCGCAGGTGACGTGGGGCTCGTTGTCGACCGAGTCCGTGTACGACGGACCGTCGATCTTCACGGTGCCGTTGTCGCCCTTGGGGTTGTGGCCGTTGCCGGGGGCGAGCTGGTTGAGCGGCGCGCTGGCCCAGGCCGGGGCGGCGAGGGCTAGGCAGGCCGTGGCGGCGGTCGCGGTCAGGGTCGCGCGCGCCACGCGCCGAAGTTGTGGCATGAAAAGTCCTCCGGGGAAAGGGACCGAGGGGACGAGTCATGATCGCATGCGACGCGTCCCTTTTGAACCCTGGAGGGTGGTCTGAGCTGGGATGCTGGGGTGGCAAATCCCATCGCCGTAGGGGAGATGTCGGCCACTCGACGGGGTGTCCGCGTAACGTTTCTACCCCCGTTGACGCCCGCGCACCCCCGGCGTTCTTGGACAGTTGCTGTTGCGTCGCCGTGACCGGAACTGTCCAGGGTCCAACTGTTCCGGGCGCCAGCCGGCGGCGAGCAGGGCGCGGCGGAGGGTGCGTCCGCCTCGTCGACGGAAACCGCCGGCACCACATTCCCCGACCCCCGCTCCGCACACCACCCGCCCCGCCACCCGACCCCGCCCCCGACCCCGCCCCCGCCACCCGACCCCGCCACCCGACCCCGCCCCGCCCCGCCCCCGCCCCCGACCCGCCGACCGCCACCCCGGCGGCGTCCCGACCGATCTTGGACACTTGCCGTTCGCGCCGAACGGTAAGTGTCCAAGAATCGGGGCAAGCTGGGTGGGTGTTGCTGACCGTGGGGCACGGGACGGCCGACCGGGAGCGGCTGGGGGAGCTGTTGGCCGGCGCCGGCGTCGCGCTGGTGGTGGACGTGCGGCGGTACCCGGCCAGCCGGACCAACCCGGACGTGCGGCGCGCGGAGTTGGAACGCTGGCTGCCGGAGCGCGGCATCGACTACCGCTGGGAGCCTCGGCTCGGCGGCCGCCGGCGCCTCCGTGCCGGGGATCCGGAGCCCGACACCTGGTGGACGGTCGCGGCGTTCCGGGCGTACGCCGCGTACACCCGGACGGCCGAGTTCGACGAGGCGCTGGACGTGGTGCTGGCCGACGCGGCGCGACGAACCGCTGCGGTGATGTGCAGCGAGAGCGTCTGGTGGCGCTGCCACCGCCGGCTGATCGCCGACGTCGCGGCACTCGGTCGCGGGGTGCCGGTGCGGCACCTCATGCCGGACGGCCGGCTCGGTGCGCACCGGCCCGCCGAGGGTGCCCGCCGCCTGCCCGACGGGCACCTGATCTGGGACGGCTGAGTCAGCCCCGGACCTCGCCGTGCTCGACGCAGACCGCCGACCAGCCCACCGGCAGCACCTGCACCTTCATCCGACGCCGGCAGTGGGTGCAGTACCGCGGGGGCTCCAGGGCCCGGGCCGCCGCGCATGCCGCGTGTGGGCCGGCTGCGGCGTCGACGCCGCAGCGGTCGCACCACGGCCCCGGAACGGGGACGTCCACACCGTCGCCCCGTGCCCCGCCCGGCGCGGTGGGCTCGACAAGCTCGGTCCTCCACAGGGCCGTCGTCCTCCACAGGGCCGTCGTCCTCCACAGGGCCGTCGTCCTCCACAGGGCCGTCGTCCTCCACAGGGCCGTCGTCCTCCACAGGGCCGTCGTCCTCCACAGGGTCACGGAAGAGCCCACCGGCTCGCGGAGCGCTCACAGGGTCGCCGAGAGCGCCTTCACCGGCATCTTCAGGTCCTCCAGCAGCGCCAGGTCCGCCGTCGCCGGCCGCCCGAGGGTGGTGAGGTAGTTGCCGACGATGACGGCGTTGATGCCGCCGAGCAGGCCGTCCCGGGTGCCCAGGTCGCCGAGGGTGATCTCCCGGCCGCCCGCGTACCGGAGAATGGTGCGAGGCATCGCCAACCGGAACGCGGCGATGGCCCGCAGCGCGTCCCTGCCCTCGACGATCGGGCGGTCGCCGAGCGGGGTGCCGGGGCGGGGGTTGAGAAAGTTCAGCGGCACCTCGTGCGGGTCCAGCTCGGCGAGCTGCGCGGCGAACTCGGCCCGCTGCTCCACGGTCTCGCCCAGGCCGAGGATGCCGCCGCAGCAGACCTCCATGCCGGACTCGCGGACCATCCGCAGCGTCTCCCAGCGCTCCTCCCACGAGTGGGTGGTGACGACGTGGGGGAAGTAGGAGCGGCAGGTCTCCAGGTTGTGGTTGTACCGGTGTACGCCCATGTCGACCAGCTCGTCGACCTGCTCCTGGGTGAGCATGCCCAGCGAGGCGGCGACCTGGATGTCCACCTCCGCCCGGATG is part of the Micromonospora olivasterospora genome and encodes:
- a CDS encoding DUF488 family protein encodes the protein MLLTVGHGTADRERLGELLAGAGVALVVDVRRYPASRTNPDVRRAELERWLPERGIDYRWEPRLGGRRRLRAGDPEPDTWWTVAAFRAYAAYTRTAEFDEALDVVLADAARRTAAVMCSESVWWRCHRRLIADVAALGRGVPVRHLMPDGRLGAHRPAEGARRLPDGHLIWDG
- the bioB gene encoding biotin synthase BioB, with translation MPEILDQARTQVLENGVGLDEAGVLAVLNLPDEHLPAALQLAHEVRMRWCGPEVEVEGIVSLKTGGCPEDCHFCSQSGLFASPVRSVWLDIPSLVEAAKQTAATGATEFCIVAAVRGPDARLMRQLREGVAAIRAEVDIQVAASLGMLTQEQVDELVDMGVHRYNHNLETCRSYFPHVVTTHSWEERWETLRMVRESGMEVCCGGILGLGETVEQRAEFAAQLAELDPHEVPLNFLNPRPGTPLGDRPIVEGRDALRAIAAFRLAMPRTILRYAGGREITLGDLGTRDGLLGGINAVIVGNYLTTLGRPATADLALLEDLKMPVKALSATL